Proteins from one Rosa chinensis cultivar Old Blush chromosome 7, RchiOBHm-V2, whole genome shotgun sequence genomic window:
- the LOC121050865 gene encoding splicing factor YJU2-like — MKFCNILIGKPYSPAPSFHVLRHRIYLFGEGETRVLPLKSMILPVSIGCSTCANHIAQGTTLTYVKRHGFSETSLGAPIVTFVFNCTKCRALIQMKEDPENSGYVVEDGATNFFDEHEKSEHRGKISDEDGLDHETSDSNLKVIMTCCFLCI, encoded by the exons ATGAAGTTCTGCAATATATTGATCGGCAAGCCCTACAGTCCCGCTCCCAGTTTCCACGTACTTCGCCATAGAATTTACCTGTTCGGCGAAGGAGAGACGAGGGTGTTACCACTGAAGAGCATGATACTTCCGGTGAGCATCGGCTGCAGCACTTGTGCCAATCACATTGCCCAGGGCACCACTTTGACCTATGTAAAACGGCACGGCTTCTCCGAG ACTTCTTTGGGAGCTCCAATAGTAACATTTGTCTTCAATTGTACCAAGTGCCGGGCACTCATCCAGATGAAGGAAGACCCAGAGAACTCAGGCTATGTTGTTGAGGATGGTGCTACAAATTTTTTTGATGAACATGAG AAATCAGAACACCGTGGCAAGATTAGTGATGAAGATGGTTTGGATCATGAAACATCTGACTCTAATTTGAAGGTGATAATGACATGTTGCTTTTTGTGTATCTAG